The proteins below are encoded in one region of Populus alba chromosome 2, ASM523922v2, whole genome shotgun sequence:
- the LOC118052770 gene encoding pentatricopeptide repeat-containing protein At1g19720 isoform X2, with protein MENLVIIRSISKPPLTIQSKQESLSEFSQKPIKSSISFAKNPLPKFIDSHLDTLCKNGNLNDAVTVLDSVAQQGSKVTPRTYMNLLQSCIDTNSINLGRKFHARISVVQEKSPVIETKLVSMYAKCGYLRDARKVFDEMSERSLFTWSAMIGACCREKRWKEVVELYYMMMKDNVLPDGFLLPKILQAVGNCRDVKTGELLHSFVVRCGMGSSPRVNNSILAVYSKCGKLSLARRFFESMDERDIVAWNAMMSGYCLKGEVEEAHRLFDAMCEEGIEPGLVTWNILIAGYNQKGQCDVAMNLMKKMVSFGVSPDVVAWTAMISGFAQNNRNGQALDLYKEMILAGVEPNGVTITSALSACASLKVLNTGLGIHSLAVKMGFVNDVLVGNSLIDMYSKCGQLGAAQLVFDLMSEKDLYTWNSMIGGYCQAGYCGKAYVLFTKMQKSQVQPNVVTWNTMISGYIQSGDEDQAMDLFHRMEKEGEIKRDNASWNSLIAGFMQIRKKDKALGIFRQMQSFCISPNPVTILSMLPACASLVALKKVKEIHGCVLRRNLVSVLSISNSLIDTYAKSGKIEYSRAIFDRIPSKDFITVNSMITGYVFHGCSDSALGLLDQMRELGLKPNRGTLVNIILAHSLAGMDGEKKPVAVGPWGGQDGFLWDDGVHSTVKQLVIAHGAGIDSIQVEYDRKGTSVWSQIHGGNGGMKTAVKLDCPDEFLTSVHGYYGSLDGWGPVFIRSLTFRSNKKTYGPFGVEQGTYFSFPMSGGKIVGFHGKSGWYLDAIGIYLKPLQKQKTSKALVQSKSYINNGTENISYTMMQGAGNGFDILVAVKQNDDFGKLSTQNSLEYGSGGTNRKDDFGSSLPSKLSRKISREFSDSESNKNDDFGSLLPSKLSTPISRELSDAGTNKTIATERVPSKTEGVIVHGPWGGVGGSKFDDGTYTGIRQIHLSRHVGIASIRVQYDRDGQAIWGSKHGKGGGFKSDKIIFDYPYEILTRVTGTYGPLMHMGPNIIRSLTFYTNKGKHGPFGEEQGPTFTNKIDEGKIIGFHGREGFLLDAIGVHVLEGTVKPAKHHLSDAIKQAEADVAEIDNSPWSNKLVAARPGQTEEVVCGVIKEPAPCGPGPWGGDGGRPWDDGVFSGIKQIFITRAEAMCSIQIEYDRNGQSVWSVKHGGNGGTATHRVKLQCPHEVLVCLSGYYGPIGSDGNSPKVIKSLTFHTSRGKYGPFGEEIGTFFTSTTTEGKVVGFHGRSSAYMDAIGVHMQHWLGNHRSSKPSSLFKIFS; from the exons atggaGAACTTAGTAATAATACGAAGCATCTCAAAACCTCCACTAACAATCCAGAGCAAGCAAGAGAGTCTATCAGAATTCTCACAAAAACCCATCAAATCCTCAATCTCCTTCGCCAAAAACCCTCTCCCAAAATTCATAGACTCCCACTTGGACACCCTCTGCAAAAACGGAAACTTAAACGATGCCGTAACAGTTCTTGACTCCGTAGCTCAACAAGGGTCCAAGGTAACACCCAGGACTTACATGAATTTACTCCAATCTTGCATTGACACCAATTCTATTAATCTGGGACGAAAGTTTCATGCTCGGATTAGTGTCGTGCAGGAAAAATCTCCAGTTATCGAAACTAAGTTAGTTAGTATGTATGCGAAATGTGGGTATTTAAGGGATGCACGCaaagtgtttgatgaaatgtctGAGAGAAGTTTGTTCACGTGGTCGGCGATGATCGGTGCCTGTTGTAGAGAGAAGAGGTGGAAGGAAGTTGTGGAGCTTTATTATATGATGATGAAAGATAATGTTTTGCCTGATGGGTTTTTGTTACCTAAGATATTGCAAGCGGTTGGGAATTGTCGGGATGTAAAGACTGGAGAATTGTTGCATTCTTTTGTGGTTAGATGTGGGATGGGAAGTTCTCCGCGTGTTAATAATTCGATTTTGGCTGTGTATTCAAAGTGTGGGAAGTTGAGTTTAGCGAGGAGGTTTTTTGAGAGCATGGATGAGAGAGATATAGTGGCTTGGAATGCTATGATGTCTGGTTATTGTTTGAAGGGTGAGGTTGAGGAAGCACATCGATTATTTGATGCAATGTGTGAAGAAGGGATTGAGCCGGGTTTAGTTACTTGGAATATATTGATTGCTGGTTATAACCAGAAAGGGCAATGTGATGTTGCGATGaatttgatgaagaagatggtCAGTTTTGGGGTTAGCCCTGATGTTGTTGCATGGACTGCTATGATTTCGGGGTTTGCTCAAAATAACAGGAACGGTCAGGCGTTGGATTTGTACAAGGAGATGATTTTGGCAGGGGTTGAACCAAATGGAGTTACCATTACGAGTGCTTTATCAGCTTGTGCATCTTTGAAGGTGTTGAATACGGGGTTGGGAATTCATTCCCTTGCTGTTAAGATGGGTTTTGTTAATGACGTGCTAGTTGGGAATTCACTCATTGACATGTACTCGAAGTGTGGGCAGCTGGGTGCTGCTCAGCTGGTATTTGATTTGATGTCAGAGAAGGATCTTTATACCTGGAACTCAATGATCGGAGGATATTGTCAAGCTGGATATTGTGGCAAGGCCTATGTGCTATTCACGAAGATGCAGAAGTCTCAGGTACAACCTAATGTTGTTACTTGGAATACAATGATATCGGGATATATTCAAAGTGGTGATGAGGACCAAGCCATGGATCTCTTTCATAGGATGGAGAAGGAGGGAGAAATCAAGCGGGATAATGCATCATGGAACTCTCTTATAGCTGGTTTTATGCAAATTAGGAAAAAAGACAAGGCATTAGGCATATTTCGACAAATGCAATCGTTCTGCATTAGTCCCAACCCTGTTACCATTTTGAGCATGTTACCAGCTTGTGCAAGTTTAGTTGCGCTAAAAAAAGTCAAAGAGATCCATGGTTGTGTGTTGCGCAGAAATCTAGTTTCTGTTCTCTCTATTTCAAACTCCCTTATTGACACATATGCCAAATCAGGGAAAATAGAATATTCAAGAGCAATATTTGATAGAATCCCATCCAAAGATTTCATCACTGTGAACTCAATGATTACTGGGTATGTCTTTCAtggttgttcagactctgcgcTTGGTCTCCTTGATCAGATGAGAGAGTTGGGACTTAAACCCAACAGAGGTACTCTTGTGAATATTATCCTTGCACACAGTCTTGCTGGAATG GACGGGGAGAAGAAACCGGTGGCTGTTGGACCATGGGGTGGTCAAGATGGATTTCTTTGGGATGATGGAGTACACTCCACAGTAAAACAGCTGGTGATAGCCCATGGAGCAGGTATTGACTCGATCCAGGTTGAGTATGATAGGAAAGGGACTTCAGTATGGTCACAGATCCATGGTGGCAATGGAGGCATGAAAACAGCG GTCAAGCTTGACTGCCCAGATGAGTTTCTTACTTCAGTCCATGGATATTATGGCAGTTTGGATGGTTGGGGCCCTGTATTTATTCGCTCACTCACATTTCGAAGCAACAAGAAAACTTATGGACCATTTGGTGTTGAGCAAggaacttatttttcatttccaatGTCCGGGGGGAAGATAGTTGGGTTCCATGGGAAGAGTGGCTGGTACCTTGATGCAATTGGCATATATTTGAAACCTCTACAGAAACAGAAGACCTCGAAAGCTCTGGTCCAATCAAAAAGTTACATTAACAACGGGACTGAGAATATTAGCTATACGATGATGCAGGGTGCAGGAAATGGTTTTGATATACTTGTTGCAGTAAAGCAGAACGATGATTTTGGCAAACTCTCAACTCAAAATTCTCTGGAGTACGGTAGTGGAGGAACCAATAGAAAGGATGATTTTGGCAGCTCTCTGCCTAGCAAACTCTCAAGAAAAATTTCTCGAGAGTTCAGTGACTCAGAAAGCAACAAAAACGATGATTTTGGCAGCCTTCTGCCAAGCAAGCTTTCAACACCAATCTCTCGAGAACTCAGCGATGCAGGAACTAACAAG ACAATTGCTACCGAAAGGGTGCCCTCAAAAACTGAAGGGGTGATTGTACATGGACCCTGGGGTGGTGTTGGTGGTTCCAAGTTTGACGATGGAACCTACACTGGAATTAGGCAAATCCATTTATCACGCCATGTTGGAATTGCATCCATAAGAGTTCAATATGATCGTGATGGGCAGGCTATATGGGGAAGCAAACATGGAAAAGGTGGAGGATTTAAATCAGACAAG ATAATCTTTGACTATCCATATGAAATACTCACACGGGTGACAGGAACGTACGGACCCTTAATGCACATGGGGCCTAATATTATCAGGTCTCTTACTTTCTACACAAACAAGGGGAAGCACGGGCCATTTGGAGAAGAACAAGGTCCCACCTTCACGAACAAAATTGATGAAGGGAAAATCATAGGATTCCACGGGAGGGAGGGTTTTCTTCTTGACGCTATTGGGGTACATGTGTTGGAAGGAACAGTAAAACCAGCAAAGCATCACCTTTCTGATGCAATTAAACAAGCTGAAGCAGATGTTGCTGAGATAGATAATTCTCCATGGTCTAATAAACTAGTAGCAGCAAGACCAGGCCAAACCGAGGAG GTTGTTTGTGGGGTGATAAAAGAGCCAGCTCCATGTGGACCGGGTCCTTGGGGTGGAGATGGAGGTCGGCCATGGGATGATGGAGTATTTTCTGGGATTAAGCAGATATTTATTACCAGAGCAGAAGCTATGTGTTCAATACAGATTGAGTATGATCGAAATGGCCAATCTGTTTGGTCTGTAAAACATGGAGGCAATGGAGGAACTGCCACACATAGG GTGAAATTGCAGTGCCCCCATGAAGTGCTTGTATGTTTATCAGGATATTATGGTCCCATCGGTAGCGATGGGAATAGCCCTAAAGTTATCAAGTCACTTACTTTCCATACCAGTCGAGGAAAGTATGGTCCATTCGGTGAAGAAATTGGAACATTTTTCACTTCAACTACGACTGAGGGCAAGGTTGTTGGCTTCCATGGAAGAAGCAGCGCATACATGGATGCCATCGGTGTCCATATGCAACACTGGCTAGGAAATCACAGATCCTCGAAGCCTTCTTCTCTGTTTAAGATCTTCAGTTGA
- the LOC118052631 gene encoding jacalin-related lectin 3 has protein sequence MVELVKLDYPDEYPVSISGNICCLVEYGPVLVRSLMFETNKKKYGPFGIHYGTYFSNPMTGGKIVGFHGRSSWYLYSIGVYLMPLLRRNPSNTFSSPQYYTTNGTNEKNKGYNYDLEDELSNKVGNITSAFRTILVEHVKLDGLYIFPVVVSGLEAHSIGFVNTKQAVSHGTWGGNGGNILDDRVYTGVREVHLTRYGGVVSIRVCYNLNGQAIWGSKNRGSGGIRLDKIAFDYSSEILTHITGYYGSTMLRGPTIVKSLTFYTNERKYGPFGDEQGISFSSGFNNGVIVGFHGRKGWFIDSIGVHVLEGTLPISRPIPRPTYESFDSNEVQVYYEVIPRAAKEATPPVSGPWGGGGGKPWDDGVFSGVKKTFLTKGEAIYCIQIKYDRNGQSVCEILMNFFYTPALNNQIKFDYLNEVLTSVRGYYAFLMEDDQGKGGVIKSLTFHTNKARYGPYGEETGTFLTSSKTGGKIVGFHGRSGCYLNAIRVHLQQRSNDLSQQGLGDPGGPAKMIMNKFF, from the exons ATGGTGGAACTG GTTAAGCTTGATTATCCTGATGAATATCCTGTTTCCATTAGTGGCAATATTTGTTGTTTAGTGGAGTACGGTCCAGTCCTTGTTCGATCATTAATGTTCGAAACCAACAAAAAGAAGTATGGACCTTTCGGTATTCATTACGGAACCTACTTTTCAAATCCAATGACTGGAGGCAAGATAGTTGGTTTCCATGGCCGCAGTAGTTGGTATCTCTACTCCATTGGAGTATACTTGATGCCTCTCCTGCGACGAAATCCATCGAATACTTTCAGTAGTCCACAATACTACACAACAAATGGGACtaatgagaaaaacaaaggCTACAATTATGATCTTGAAGATGAACTAAGCAACAAGGTTGGTAACATAACATCTGCTTTTCGTACCATTTTGGTGGAGCACGTTAAGCTAGATGGACTTTACATATTTCCAGTTGTTGTTAGTGGACTAGAGGCTCATTCCATTGGATTTGTGAACACAAAACAAGCAGTGTCACATGGAACTTGGGGTGGTAATGGTGGAAATATACTTGATGATAGAGTTTATACAGGAGTCCGTGAAGTTCATTTAACACGTTATGGAGGTGTTGTTTCCATTCGAGTTTGCTACAATCTAAATGGACAAGCAATATGGGGAAGCAAAAATAGAGGAAGTGGAGGAATTAGATTGGATAAG ATAGCTTTTGATTATTCGTCCGAAATCTTGACTCACATAACAGGATATTATGGATCAACAATGTTAAGAGGGCCTACAATTGTGAAATCACTTACATTTTACACCAACGAAAGGAAGTATGGACCATTTGGAGATGAACAGGGGATTTCTTTCTCCTCTGGATTTAACAATGGAGTCATTGTTGGATTTCATGGAAGAAAGGGATGGTTCATTGATAGCATTGGAGTCCATGTCCTAGAAGGAACATTGCCGATCTCTAGACCAATACCTCGGCCTACTTACGAGTCTTTTGATAGCAATGAAGTTCAAGTATATTACGAG GTAATCCCTAGAGCGGCGAAGGAAGCAACTCCACCAGTATCAGGGCCATGGGGTGGGGGTGGAGGTAAGCCCTGGGACGACGGAGTGTTCTCTGGGGTGAAGAAAACTTTCTTGACCAAAGGAGAAGCCATATATTGTATACAAATCAAGTATGACAGAAATGGCCAATCTGTCTG TGAGATTTTAATGAACTTCTTCTACACACCCGCGCTAAATAACCAGATCAAATTTGACTACCTAAATGAAGTCCTCACAAGTGTTCGCGGTTATTACGCTTTTCTCATGGAAGATGATCAAGGCAAGGGTGGTGTCATAAAATCCCTCACATTCCATACTAACAAGGCCAGGTACGGACCATATGGGGAGGAGACAGGAACATTTTTAACTTCCTCAAAGACTGGAGGAAAAATTGTTGGGTTCCATGGAAGGAGTGGGTGTTACTTGAATGCAATTAGAGTTCATCTACAGCAACGGTCCAATGACTTATCCCAACAAGGACTAGGCGATCCGGGAGGCCCCGCCAAAATGATCAtgaacaagtttttttaa
- the LOC118052769 gene encoding thioredoxin H1: MAEEGQVIACHTVDVWKEQFEKGKGTQKLIVVDFTASWCPPCKFIAPIFADLAKKFTNVTFLKVDVDELKPVAAEWEVQAMPTFIFLKDGKLVDKIVGADKDGLPALVEKHSASTA; this comes from the exons ATGGCAGAAGAAGGACAAGTGATTGCCTGCCACACCGTTGATGTCTGGAAAGAGCAATTCGAGAAGGGAAAAGGGACTCAGAAGCTG ATTGTGGTGGATTTTACTGCTTCATGGTGTCCTCCATGTAAATTCATTGCGCCAATTTTCGCGGATTTGGCCAAGAAGTTCACCAACGTCACCTTCTTGAAGGTGGACGTGGATGAATTGAAG CCTGTTGCTGCGGAGTGGGAAGTGCAGGCGATGCCAACTTTTATTTTCCTGAAAGACGGAAAATTAGTGGACAAAATTGTGGGTGCTGATAAAGATGGCCTCCCAGCATTGGTTGAGAAGCACTCGGCTTCCACTGCATAA
- the LOC118052768 gene encoding uncharacterized protein, protein MALPQLISTHKPSLKPNTTALSSLNPNNLNSLSKLSSSLDSLLHSRRQKRRAASLKCSASSFSEKHHNTNHPKSDDVVELPLFPLPLVLFPGAILPLQIFEFRYRIMMHTLLRTDLRFGVIYSDAVSGTAEVGCVGEIVKHERLVDDRFFLICKGQERFRVTNIVRTKPYLVAEVTWLEDRPSGEEDVDALATEVETHMKDVIRLSNRLNGKPEKEAQDLRRNLFPTPFSFFVGSTFEGAPREQQALLELEDTATRLKREKETLRNTLNYLSAASAVKDAFPSS, encoded by the coding sequence ATGGCTCTTCCACAGCTAATTTCCACTCACAAACCCTCGTTAAAACCCAACACCACTGCTCTTTCCTCATTAAACCCTAACAATCTCAATTCCCTCTCCAAATTGTCATCATCACTTGACTCGCTCCTCCACAGCCGCCGCCAAAAACGGCGAGCCGCCTCATTAAAATGCTCGGCCTCGTCATTCTCCGAGAAACACCACAACACAAACCATCCAAAATCAGACGACGTCGTTGAACTCCCACTATTTCCACTCCCGCTAGTTCTATTCCCAGGCGCAATCCTCCCTCTACAGATCTTCGAATTCCGCTACCGCATTATGATGCACACCCTCCTCCGCACCGACCTCCGTTTCGGCGTCATCTACTCCGACGCCGTCTCTGGCACCGCCGAAGTGGGCTGCGTCGGTGAAATCGTCAAGCACGAACGCCTCGTTGATGACCGATTCTTCCTCATTTGCAAAGGGCAGGAACGGTTTCGTGTAACCAATATAGTCCGTACGAAACCTTACCTTGTAGCGGAGGTGACTTGGCTGGAGGACAGGCCGTCAGGGGAGGAGGATGTGGATGCGTTAGCGACGGAAGTGGAGACGCACATGAAGGACGTTATAAGATTGTCGAATCGGTTAAATGGGAAGCCTGAAAAGGAAGCGCAGGATTTGAGACGGAATTTGTTCCCGACTCCGTTTTCATTCTTCGTAGGAAGTACTTTTGAGGGAGCTCCGAGAGAGCAGCAGGCCTTGCTTGAATTGGAGGATACCGCGACGAGGTTGAAGAGGGAGAAGGAGACTTTGAGGAACACTCTTAATTACTTGTCTGCTGCGTCTGCTGTAAAAGATGCCTTTCCCTCTTCATAG
- the LOC118052770 gene encoding jacalin-related lectin 3 isoform X1 encodes MKMSSEDGEKKPVAVGPWGGQDGFLWDDGVHSTVKQLVIAHGAGIDSIQVEYDRKGTSVWSQIHGGNGGMKTAVKLDCPDEFLTSVHGYYGSLDGWGPVFIRSLTFRSNKKTYGPFGVEQGTYFSFPMSGGKIVGFHGKSGWYLDAIGIYLKPLQKQKTSKALVQSKSYINNGTENISYTMMQGAGNGFDILVAVKQNDDFGKLSTQNSLEYGSGGTNRKDDFGSSLPSKLSRKISREFSDSESNKNDDFGSLLPSKLSTPISRELSDAGTNKTIATERVPSKTEGVIVHGPWGGVGGSKFDDGTYTGIRQIHLSRHVGIASIRVQYDRDGQAIWGSKHGKGGGFKSDKIIFDYPYEILTRVTGTYGPLMHMGPNIIRSLTFYTNKGKHGPFGEEQGPTFTNKIDEGKIIGFHGREGFLLDAIGVHVLEGTVKPAKHHLSDAIKQAEADVAEIDNSPWSNKLVAARPGQTEEVVCGVIKEPAPCGPGPWGGDGGRPWDDGVFSGIKQIFITRAEAMCSIQIEYDRNGQSVWSVKHGGNGGTATHRVKLQCPHEVLVCLSGYYGPIGSDGNSPKVIKSLTFHTSRGKYGPFGEEIGTFFTSTTTEGKVVGFHGRSSAYMDAIGVHMQHWLGNHRSSKPSSLFKIFS; translated from the exons ATGAAAATG AGTTCCGAGGACGGGGAGAAGAAACCGGTGGCTGTTGGACCATGGGGTGGTCAAGATGGATTTCTTTGGGATGATGGAGTACACTCCACAGTAAAACAGCTGGTGATAGCCCATGGAGCAGGTATTGACTCGATCCAGGTTGAGTATGATAGGAAAGGGACTTCAGTATGGTCACAGATCCATGGTGGCAATGGAGGCATGAAAACAGCG GTCAAGCTTGACTGCCCAGATGAGTTTCTTACTTCAGTCCATGGATATTATGGCAGTTTGGATGGTTGGGGCCCTGTATTTATTCGCTCACTCACATTTCGAAGCAACAAGAAAACTTATGGACCATTTGGTGTTGAGCAAggaacttatttttcatttccaatGTCCGGGGGGAAGATAGTTGGGTTCCATGGGAAGAGTGGCTGGTACCTTGATGCAATTGGCATATATTTGAAACCTCTACAGAAACAGAAGACCTCGAAAGCTCTGGTCCAATCAAAAAGTTACATTAACAACGGGACTGAGAATATTAGCTATACGATGATGCAGGGTGCAGGAAATGGTTTTGATATACTTGTTGCAGTAAAGCAGAACGATGATTTTGGCAAACTCTCAACTCAAAATTCTCTGGAGTACGGTAGTGGAGGAACCAATAGAAAGGATGATTTTGGCAGCTCTCTGCCTAGCAAACTCTCAAGAAAAATTTCTCGAGAGTTCAGTGACTCAGAAAGCAACAAAAACGATGATTTTGGCAGCCTTCTGCCAAGCAAGCTTTCAACACCAATCTCTCGAGAACTCAGCGATGCAGGAACTAACAAG ACAATTGCTACCGAAAGGGTGCCCTCAAAAACTGAAGGGGTGATTGTACATGGACCCTGGGGTGGTGTTGGTGGTTCCAAGTTTGACGATGGAACCTACACTGGAATTAGGCAAATCCATTTATCACGCCATGTTGGAATTGCATCCATAAGAGTTCAATATGATCGTGATGGGCAGGCTATATGGGGAAGCAAACATGGAAAAGGTGGAGGATTTAAATCAGACAAG ATAATCTTTGACTATCCATATGAAATACTCACACGGGTGACAGGAACGTACGGACCCTTAATGCACATGGGGCCTAATATTATCAGGTCTCTTACTTTCTACACAAACAAGGGGAAGCACGGGCCATTTGGAGAAGAACAAGGTCCCACCTTCACGAACAAAATTGATGAAGGGAAAATCATAGGATTCCACGGGAGGGAGGGTTTTCTTCTTGACGCTATTGGGGTACATGTGTTGGAAGGAACAGTAAAACCAGCAAAGCATCACCTTTCTGATGCAATTAAACAAGCTGAAGCAGATGTTGCTGAGATAGATAATTCTCCATGGTCTAATAAACTAGTAGCAGCAAGACCAGGCCAAACCGAGGAG GTTGTTTGTGGGGTGATAAAAGAGCCAGCTCCATGTGGACCGGGTCCTTGGGGTGGAGATGGAGGTCGGCCATGGGATGATGGAGTATTTTCTGGGATTAAGCAGATATTTATTACCAGAGCAGAAGCTATGTGTTCAATACAGATTGAGTATGATCGAAATGGCCAATCTGTTTGGTCTGTAAAACATGGAGGCAATGGAGGAACTGCCACACATAGG GTGAAATTGCAGTGCCCCCATGAAGTGCTTGTATGTTTATCAGGATATTATGGTCCCATCGGTAGCGATGGGAATAGCCCTAAAGTTATCAAGTCACTTACTTTCCATACCAGTCGAGGAAAGTATGGTCCATTCGGTGAAGAAATTGGAACATTTTTCACTTCAACTACGACTGAGGGCAAGGTTGTTGGCTTCCATGGAAGAAGCAGCGCATACATGGATGCCATCGGTGTCCATATGCAACACTGGCTAGGAAATCACAGATCCTCGAAGCCTTCTTCTCTGTTTAAGATCTTCAGTTGA